One genomic region from Esox lucius isolate fEsoLuc1 chromosome 24, fEsoLuc1.pri, whole genome shotgun sequence encodes:
- the cldn15a gene encoding claudin-15a isoform X2 — translation MDPIVEVVALLLGFCGWVMVGIAIPNRYWKVSSVDGNVITTSTIYENLWMSCATDSTGVHNCREFPSLLALNGYIQASRALMISAVVFGTIGLFATLIGMQCSKAAGDNIVLKGRIAGVGGVFFLLQGLCTMISVSWYAFNITQVFFDPLYPGTKYEIGEGLYIGWCSAVLAILGGCCLTCSCKLGTSEKYPYPYQSKGTAYSGVAPSRSQGANSYGRNAYV, via the exons ATGGATCCTATAGTGGAGGTAGTTGCCTTGCTTCTTGGGTTCTGCGGATGGGTGATGGTGGGCATAGCTATACCAAACCGCTACTGGAAGGTTTCCTCCGTTGATGGGAATGTCATCACTACCTCCACAATTTATGAAAACCTGTGGATGTCCTGTGCTACGGATTCTACTGGCGTCCACAACTGCCGCGaatttccctctctccttgccCTCAATG GTTATATCCAAGCATCTCGGGCGTTGATGATCTCAGCGGTTGTCTTTGGAACCATCGGGCTGTTTGCCACTCTGATCGGGATGCAGTGTTCTAAAGCAGCGGGAGATAACATTGTTCTTAAGGGCAGAATAGCTGGTGTTGGTGGCGTGTTTTTCTTGCTTCAAG GCCTCTGCACAATGATCTCAGTGTCTTGGTACGCTTTCAACATCACCCAGGTCTTCTTTGATCCATTATATCCTGGGACTAA gtaTGAGATCGGAGAAGGCCTTTACATTGGCTGGTGCTCGGCTGTTCTCGCCATCCTTGGAGGGTGTTGTCTGACATGTTCCTGCAAACTGGGCACATCAGAGAAATA CCCTTACCCTTACCAGTCCAAGGGCACAGCGTACTCCGGAGTTGCACCATCGAGGAGTCAGGGTGCCAATTCATATGGCCGGAACGCCTATGtttga
- the cldn15a gene encoding claudin-15a isoform X1, producing MDPIVEVVALLLGFCGWVMVGIAIPNRYWKVSSVDGNVITTSTIYENLWMSCATDSTGVHNCREFPSLLALNGYIQASRALMISAVVFGTIGLFATLIGMQCSKAAGDNIVLKGRIAGVGGVFFLLQGLCTMISVSWYAFNITQVFFDPLYPGTKYEIGEGLYIGWCSAVLAILGGCCLTCSCKLGTSEKYLLSPYPYQSKGTAYSGVAPSRSQGANSYGRNAYV from the exons ATGGATCCTATAGTGGAGGTAGTTGCCTTGCTTCTTGGGTTCTGCGGATGGGTGATGGTGGGCATAGCTATACCAAACCGCTACTGGAAGGTTTCCTCCGTTGATGGGAATGTCATCACTACCTCCACAATTTATGAAAACCTGTGGATGTCCTGTGCTACGGATTCTACTGGCGTCCACAACTGCCGCGaatttccctctctccttgccCTCAATG GTTATATCCAAGCATCTCGGGCGTTGATGATCTCAGCGGTTGTCTTTGGAACCATCGGGCTGTTTGCCACTCTGATCGGGATGCAGTGTTCTAAAGCAGCGGGAGATAACATTGTTCTTAAGGGCAGAATAGCTGGTGTTGGTGGCGTGTTTTTCTTGCTTCAAG GCCTCTGCACAATGATCTCAGTGTCTTGGTACGCTTTCAACATCACCCAGGTCTTCTTTGATCCATTATATCCTGGGACTAA gtaTGAGATCGGAGAAGGCCTTTACATTGGCTGGTGCTCGGCTGTTCTCGCCATCCTTGGAGGGTGTTGTCTGACATGTTCCTGCAAACTGGGCACATCAGAGAAATA TCTCCTCAGCCCTTACCCTTACCAGTCCAAGGGCACAGCGTACTCCGGAGTTGCACCATCGAGGAGTCAGGGTGCCAATTCATATGGCCGGAACGCCTATGtttga
- the naa38 gene encoding N-alpha-acetyltransferase 38, NatC auxiliary subunit isoform X2 produces MATMIEENGPSSHIGGELSLSSSRGRQKLESLLNKNMRIRMTDGRTLVGLFLCTDRDCNVILGSAQEFLKSSDSFSQGEPRVLGLAMIPGHHVVSIEVESDSLVDTQRFGSSH; encoded by the exons ATGGCAACAATGATTGAAGAAAATGGTCCATCAAGTCATATAGGG GGCGAACTGTCATTGTCTTCTTCCAGAGGGCGTCAGAAGCTGGAGAGTTTGCTGAACAAGAACATGAGAATCAGAATGACAGATGGACGGACCCTGGTGGGACTATTCTTGTGCACAGATAGAGACTGCAACGTCATCTTGGGGTCTGCTCAGGAGTTCCTCAAATCCTCAG ACTCCTTCTCACAAGGTGAGCCCCGAGTGCTGGGGTTAGCCATGATTCCCGGTCACCACGTGGTCTCCATCGAGGTCGAGTCAGACAGCCTGGTCGACACGCAGCGGTTCGGCTCAAGCCACTGA
- the dnajc3b gene encoding dnaJ homolog subfamily C member 3b: protein MESGRRKGISGVLSSLSLLCVILDLQLDGVLGATQVEIEQHLEMGRKLLAAGQLAEALSHYHSAVEGDSKNYLTYYKRAAVFLAMGKSKSALPDLTRAIELKPDFLAARLQRGNILLKQGNTQEAREDFEAVLQRSPDQKEAQEQLMKANELEELQEEAHAAHHRGDYGTTITVLDRVVELSPWDPDFRELRAECYIRLGDPRKAIQDLTPTTRLRNDNRAAFLKLSTLHYSLGEHHESLNHVRECLKLDQDDRECFSHYKQVKKLSKQLDSAEELIQEERYQEAIDQYESVMRTEPNVMYYNNKAKERICFCLVKKKMATEAIDTCSEAHQRDPRNINILRDRAEAFILNQDYEKAVEDYQEAREFDMDNNEIREGLERAQKLLKLSRKRDYYKILGVNRSANKQEIIKAYRKLAQQWHPDNFREESDKKEAEKKFIDIASAKEVLTDPEMRQKFDSGEDPLDPESQQGGGQGGQGWPFHFNPFESGGNYHFKFHH from the exons ATGGAGTCGGGCCGACGTAAAGGTATCAGCGGGGTCCTGTCTTCCTTGTCACTACTCTGTGTCATTTTGGACCTCCAGTTGGACG GTGTCTTGGGGGCAACCCAAGTGGAGATTGAGCAGCACTTGGAAATGGGCCGTAAACTGTTGGCTGCTGGTCAACTGGCCGAGGCCCTGTCCCACTACCACTCGGCAGTGG AGGGTGACTCTAAGAACTACCTGACTTACTATAAGCGGGCAGCTGTCTTCCTAGCCATGGGCAAGTCCAAGTCAGCCCTGCCGGACCTGACCCGAGCCATCGAACTCAAACCAGACTTCCTTGCT GCCAGACTGCAGAGAGGGAATATCCTCCTGAAGCAGGGCAACACCCAGGAGGCCCGGGAAGACTTTGAGGCTGTG CTGCAGCGCTCCCCGGACCAAAAGGAGGCACAGGAGCAGCTGATGAAGGCCAACGAGCTGGAGGAGCTGCAGGAGGAGGCCCACGCGGCCCACCACAGAGGAGACTACGGCACAACCATCACTGTGCTGGACCGCGTTGTGGAG TTGTCCCCTTGGGACCCGGATTTCAGGGAACTCCGGGCGGAATGCTACATCCGCCTCGGAGACCCTCGGAAGGCCATCCAGGACCTGACTCCGACCACCCGTCTCAGGAACGACAACCGCGCTGCCTTCCTCAAACTCAGCACTTTGCACTACAGCCTAGGGGAGCATCACGAGTCACTAAA CCACGTCCGTGAGTGTCTGAAGCTGGACCAGGATGACAGAGAGTGTTTTTCCCACTACAAGCAGGTGAAGAAGCTCAGCAAGCAGCTGGACTCCGCTGAGGAGCTCATCCAGGAGGAGAG GTATCAGGAGGCCATAGATCAGTATGAGTCAGTGATGAGGACAGAGCCTAATGTAATGTACTATAACAACAAGGCCAAGGAGAGGATCTGCTTCTGCCTGGTCAAG AAAAAGATGGCCACTGAGGCAATAGACACCTGTTCAGAAGCCCACCAGAGAGACCCACGTAATATTAACATCCTCAGAGACAGAGCGGAGGCCTTCATCCTCAACCAGGACTATGAGAAAG cggTCGAGGACTATCAGGAGGCGAGGGAGTTTGACATGGATAATAATGAAATCAGAGAAGGTCTGGAGAGAGCCCAGAAACTGCTCAAACTCTCCCGCAAGCGAGACTACTATAAGATTCTTGGTGTAAATAG GAGTGCCAACAAACAGGAAATCATCAAGGCGTATAGGAAGCTTGCTCAACAGTGGCATCCCGACAACTTCAGAGAGGAGTCGGATAAGAAGGAGGCAGAGAAGAAGTTCATTGACATTGCCTCTGCTAAAGAGGTGCTCACTGACCCAG AAATGCGTCAGAAGTTTGACTCCGGCGAGGACCCCCTGGATCCGGAGAGTCAGCAGGGAGGAGGCCAGGGGGGCCAGGGGTGGCCCTTCCACTTCAACCCCTTCGAGTCTGGCGGCAACTACCACTTCAAGTTCCACCACTAA
- the LOC105031483 gene encoding cytochrome b5 domain-containing protein 1: MLRPKYFTPKEVSLHNKPDDLWVSYLGKVYDLTPLMKEFQGDVLLKPIIECAGKDISHWFDPKTKDILTHIDPQSGCLKYYTPRGRFVHVPPPCPRTDWSNDFGRPWWKDMQYEVGVLSVKTRWVRIINTLTSQEQGLEVCSEETLNEILQRYLRYNSHATSYTWKYNSVKLDMSKTLEENGIPDEGGDFYRGGMDRDLFSESICLYFNDDLTEL, encoded by the exons ATGCTGCGACCAAAGTATTTCACTCCAAAAGAGGTGTCCCTTCACAACAAACCAGATGACTTGTGGGTTTCATACCTGGGCAAAGTGTACGATCTGACACCATTGATGAAAGAGTTTCAAG GGGATGTACTTCTGAAGCCTATTATTGAGTGTGCAGGGAAGGACATCAGTCACTGGTTTGACCCAAAGACAAAAGAT ATTCTGACTCACATCGACCCACAGTCTGGGTGTCTGAAGTACTACACTCCTAGGGGGCGCTTTGTTCATGTGCCCCCACCCTGCCCTCGTACTGACTGGTCCAATGACTTTGGGCGACCCTGGTGGAAGGATATGCAATATGAGGTGGGGGTACTTTCTGTTAAGACAAGGTGGGTCCGTATCATCAACACCCTCACGTCCCAGGAGCAGGGTCTGGAG gtaTGCTCCGAGGAGACATTGAATGAGATTCTCCAGCGCTACCTCCGCTACAACTCCCACGCCACCAGCTACACCTGGAAATATAACTCTGTCAAGTTGGACATGAGTAAAACCCTGGAGGAGAACGGCATCCCGGACGAGGGCGGGGACTTTTACAGAGGGGGAATGGACCGTGACCTCTTCTCCGAGTCCATATGCCTGTACTTCAATGATGACCTCACTGAACTTTGA
- the naa38 gene encoding N-alpha-acetyltransferase 38, NatC auxiliary subunit isoform X1, producing MATMIEENGPSSHIGMQGELSLSSSRGRQKLESLLNKNMRIRMTDGRTLVGLFLCTDRDCNVILGSAQEFLKSSDSFSQGEPRVLGLAMIPGHHVVSIEVESDSLVDTQRFGSSH from the exons ATGGCAACAATGATTGAAGAAAATGGTCCATCAAGTCATATAGGG ATGCAGGGCGAACTGTCATTGTCTTCTTCCAGAGGGCGTCAGAAGCTGGAGAGTTTGCTGAACAAGAACATGAGAATCAGAATGACAGATGGACGGACCCTGGTGGGACTATTCTTGTGCACAGATAGAGACTGCAACGTCATCTTGGGGTCTGCTCAGGAGTTCCTCAAATCCTCAG ACTCCTTCTCACAAGGTGAGCCCCGAGTGCTGGGGTTAGCCATGATTCCCGGTCACCACGTGGTCTCCATCGAGGTCGAGTCAGACAGCCTGGTCGACACGCAGCGGTTCGGCTCAAGCCACTGA